A region of Dictyostelium discoideum AX4 chromosome 1 chromosome, whole genome shotgun sequence DNA encodes the following proteins:
- a CDS encoding glycoside hydrolase family 47 protein, translating into MALKNKFIVAMFASIFIISSLTFLLFDGGINKNFNQSLPPKWKINIGKDGNVEYLNDKKNVNENNENNNNHHNYNNANNHNANSDHNNANNNNNHNNHNNNHNNHNNNHNNHNNNHNNHNNNNHNNNNNNKNGNNNNNNNNNNNKNQQRIQNTENHNQQSFKKKESSNIKDNRHKLPRFKDESHNPFNRIDKVYKENEKQNIERSSKVREAMKFSWDKYKENAWGHDELHPVSNTWNDWFGMGLTIVDSLDTLYLMGLKNEYNEGREWLEKELKQKKPTGLMISVFETIIRFLGQYCTMYDLTGDEIYREKGRELGDLLLHAFPEGKPFPHTSINLADHRSTTQSWMGECVVLSEVGTIFLEFNHLSKITGDPKYKEYSDGVVDALAAMKPTIKGLLPIYVSMDAQRFCNSRVSVGAMGDSYYEYLLKMWIYHDGREERYSTLFQESADAIIEHLYKVSPKGDGYITIMDYDVPTNTQEHLTCFAGGMYALAAVSNITGGDVEKDKLYMKVGEEVTKTCTKLYLTSATGLGPETAYFNQNGEIEFSGHSAAPHYILRPETVESLFILYRLTGDTIYQDWAWQIFESINSVCRTNNGFAGVKDVSNIHTQFDDNQQSFFMAETLKYLYLIFQPSSVIPLNKYVFNTEAHPVKIQYQ; encoded by the exons atggcattaaaaaataaatttattgttgCAATGTTTGcatcaatttttattatttcttcattaacctttttattatttgatggtggtataaataaaaactttaatcaatcattaccaccaaagtggaaaataaatattggAAAAGATGGAAATGtggaatatttaaatgataaaaaaaatgttaatgaaaataatgaaaataataataatcatcataaCTATAATAATGCTAATAATCACAATGCTAATAGTGATCATAATaatgcaaataataataataatcataataatcataataataatcataataatcataataataatcataataatcataataataatcataataatcataataataataatcataataataataataataataagaatggtaataataataataataataataataataataataaaaatcaacaacGTATTCAAAACACAGAAAATCATAATCAAcaaagttttaaaaagaaagaaagtagtaatattaaagataatCGTCATAAATTACCAAGATTTAAAGATGAAAGTCATAATCCATTCAATAGAATTGATAAAGtttataaagaaaatgaaaaacaaaatattgaAAGATCAAGTAAAGTTAGAGAAGCAATGAAATTTAGTTGGgataaatataaagaaaatgCATGGGGTCATGATGAGTTACATCCAGTTTCAAATACATGGAATGATTGGTTTGGCATGGGTTTAACAATTGTTGATTCATTAGATACCTTATATTTAATgggtttaaaaaatgaatataatgaAGGTAGAGAATGGCTTGAAAaggaattaaaacaaaagaaaccaact ggtttAATGATATCAGTTTTTGAAACTATTATTAGATTTTTAGGTCAATATTGTACAATGTATGATTTAACAGGTGATGAAATTTATAGAGAGAAAGGAAGAGAATTGGGTGATTTACTATTACATGCATTTCCAGAGGGTAAACCATTTCCACATACTTCAATTAATTTGGCCGATCATAGATCTACAACACAATCTTGGATGGGAGAATGTGTAGTTCTTTCAGAGGTTGGTACTATCTTTTTAGAGTTTAATCATTTGTCAAAGATAACTGGTGATCCAAAGTATAAGGAATACTCTGATGGTGTAGTTGACGCATTGGCCGCTATGAAACCAACCATTAAAGGTTTGCTACCAATTTATGTCTCTATGGATGCCCAAAGATTCTGCAATAGTCGTGTCTCGGTTGGTGCAATGGGTGACTCCTACTATGAGTATCTCTTGAAAATGTGGATCTATCACGACGGTCGTGAAGAGAGATACAGTACCCTATTCCAAGAATCTGCAGATGCAATCATTGAACATCTTTACAAAGTGTCGCCAAAGGGTGATGGGTATATCACAATTATGGACTACGACGTGCCAACCAACACACAAGAGCATCTAACTTGCTTTGCCGGCGGTATGTATGCATTGGCTGCTGTCTCAAATATTACTGGTGGTGATGTTGAAAAGGATAAACTCTATATGAAAGTTGGTGAAGAGGTAACTAAAACTTGTACAAAGCTTTACTTAACCTCGGCCACCGGTCTAGGCCCAGAGACCGCTTACTTCAACCAAAATGGTGAAATTGAATTCTCTGGCCATTCAGCTGCCCCCCACTACATCCTTCGTCCTGAAACTGTTGaaagtttatttattctCTATCGTCTAACTGGTGATACCATCTATCAAGACTGGGCTTGGCAAATCTTTGAATCTATAAACTCTGTCTGTAGAACTAACAATGGCTTTGCTGGTGTTAAAGATGTCTCCAATATTCATACACAATTCGATGATAATCAACAAAGTTTCTTTATGGCTGAAAccttaaaatatctttaccTAATCTTCCAACCTTCTTCAGTGATTCCTCTTAATAAATATGTTTTTAATACTGAAGCCCATCCtgtaaaaattcaatatcaataa
- a CDS encoding hypothetical protein (GTP-binding protein) yields MSKTPAKLVDCSSTLSRVGNHLQMGVVGMPNVGKSSLFNLLCKMSIPAENFPFCTIDPNLSRCAVPDERYTWLCEHWKPKSEVPSYLQITDIAGLVKGASTGAGLGNAFLSHIQQVDGIYHMIRAFENDEIIHVEDSVDPVRDLDIISKELIAKDIEFTTKALKTLQTSLKNKTIDKAKQVELGTYNKVLELLESGKHVRYGTYSNAETEHVRDLHLLTSKPAIYLINLSEEDFIRKKNKWLAKIKAWVDENGGGTMIPVSVSFEKALLDLSSDDERKAYEKEKGAVSIMPKIIKTGYSTLNLINFFTCGKDEVRSWCLQKGNKAPQAAGVIHTDFEKGFIMAETMAYSDFFELKSEAECKSRGKYRMEGKNYEVVDGDIIFFKFNVSNNKKK; encoded by the exons atgtcAAAAACTCCAGCTAAACTTGTAGATTGTAGTTCAACCCTCAGCAGAGTTGGTAACCACCTCCAAATGGGTGTTGTT gGTATGCCAAATGTTGGTAAAAGTTCATTGTTCAATTTATTATGTAAAATGTCAATTCCAGCTGAAAATTTCCCATTTTGTACTATTGATCCAAATTTATCACGTTGCGCTGTTCCAGATGAACGTTATACTTGGTTATGTGAACATTGGAAACCAAAGAGTGAAGTCCCATCTTATTTACAAATCACTGATATTGCTGGTTTAGTTAAAGGTGCTTCAACTGGTGCTGGTCTTGGTAATGC TTTCCTTTCTCACATTCAACAAGTCGATGGTATTTACCATATGATTCGTGcctttgaaaatgatgaaatcaTTCATGTTGAAGATTCAGTCGACCCAGTCAGAGATTTAGATATCatttcaaaagaattaattgcCAAAGATATTGAATTCACAACTAAAGctttaaaaactttacaaacctctttaaaaaat aaAACAATTGATAAAGCTAAACAAGTTGAACTTGGTACTTATAATAAagttttagaattattagaatCAGGTAAACATGTAAGATATGGTACTTATTCAAATGCTGAAACTGAACATGTTCGTGATTTACATTTATTGACATCAAAACCAgcaatttatttaatcaatcTTTCTGAAGAAGATTTCATTAGAAAGAAGAATAAATGGTTAGCAAAGATTAAAGCATGGGTTGATgaaaatggtggtggtacaATGATTCCAGTTTCAGTAAGTTTTGAAAAAGCTTTATTGGATTTATCTTCAGATGATGAAAGAAAAGcatatgaaaaagaaaaaggtgCAGTTAGTATTATGccaaaaatcattaaaactgGTTACAGCACATTAAATCTCATCAATTTCTTTACATGTGGTAAAGATGAAGTTAGAAGTTGGTGTTTACAAAAAGGTAACAAAGCTCCACAAGCTGCTGGTGTCATTCACACTGATTTCGAAAAAGGTTTCATTATGGCTGAAACTATGGCTTATTCTGACTTTTTCGAATTAAAATCTGAAGCTGAATGTAAATCAAGAGGAAAATATAGAATGGAAGGTAAAAACTATGAagttgttgatggtgatattattttcttcaaattcaacgtatcaaataataagaaaaaataa
- a CDS encoding hypothetical protein (Q9M643 Cycloeucalenol cycloisomerase (EC 5.5.1.9) (Cycloeucalenol-- obtusifoliol isomerase) (Cyclopropyl sterol isomerase)) — MTTKIVEEGYWFSKIPSKRWAEKFFLFYSPVWITVFSLIVATGAYKSFYDVEFFILGLVVSLPCVIYPLLFPCAADKGKPILERYWVKANIWIALFGFVGNYFWTHYFFVLLQATYRFPVEFKLNEVPVMLYFVTHAYFISYHAATTPILRRYWTAFGGRDNRTFLKTVGSILIVCAMAYFTAFMEAWTISSVPYYHIEDRTKMYTIGSTFYMLYFVISFPMFARIDETGPKHNEKWNISRAALEGLGSAMIVFILCDFWRLAIGSLNGEQVGQVFIGKSGV, encoded by the exons atgacaacAAAAATAGTTGAAGAAGGATATTGGTTTTCAAAAATCCCTTCAAAAAGATGGGCtgaaaaattctttttattctACAGTCCAGTTTGGATCACCGTATTTTCATTAATCGTTGCAACTGGTGCTTAtaaa agtttttatgatgttgaattttttattttaggtcTTGTTGTTTCATTGCCATGTGTGATTTATCCATTATTATTCCCATGTGCAGCAGATAAAGGTAAACCAATTTTAGAGAGATATTGGGTTAAAGCAAATATTTGGATTGCattatttggatttgttggaaattatttttggaCACATTACTTTTTCGTTTTATTACAAGCAACTTATAGATTTCCAGTTGAATTCAAATTGAATGAGGTACCAGTAATGCTTTATTTTGTAACTCATGCATATTTCATTAGTTATCATGCTGCAACTACACCAATTTTACGTCGTTATTGGACTGCATTTGGTGGTCGTGATAATCGTACCTTTTTAAAGACTGTTGGTTCAATTTTGATCGTTTGTGCTATGGCTTATTTCACTGCTTTCATGGAAGCATGGACTATTAGTTCTGTACCATACTATCATATTGAAGATCGTACTAAAATGTATACAATCGGTTCAACTTTTTACATGTTATACTTTGTAATCTCTTTCCCAATGTTTGCCCGTATTGATGAGACTGGTCCAAAACATAATGAAAAATGGAATATTTCACGTGCTGCTTTAGAAGGTTTAGGTAGTGCTATGATCGTTTTCATTTTATGTGATTTTTGGAGACTTGCAATTGGTTCATTAAATGGTGAACAAGTTGGTCAAGTTTTTATTGGTAAAAGTGGtgtttaa
- the rabQ gene encoding Rab GTPase: MEEYHLKCIVTGPPFVGKSSLLLQFCEKEFSFEMDTTIGVEFQTRSILIDSSKIKLEIWDTAGQESFRSITTNYYRGAHIALLCYDITKRQSFQYLSGWMDEVRQMSSPNIVIALIGNKCDCKDKRVITTEEGAKNAKENDILFFETSAKDYESVESVFDGVSKKVLSLIKQGTLTVVNKKPQSIQLGAPTQETPKKPKSECCK, translated from the exons ATGGAAGAATATCATTTAAAGTGTATTGTAACAGGACCACCAT ttgttggaaaatcatcattattattacaattttgtgaaaaagaattttcatttgaaatggATACAACTATTGGTGTTGAATTTCAAACTAGAagtattttaattgattccagtaaaattaaattggaaATCTGGGATACAGCAGGTCAAGAATCATTTAgatcaattacaacaaattaTTATAGAGGTGCACATATTGCATTATTATGTTATGATATTACAAA aCGTCAatcatttcaatatttaagtGGATGGATGGATGAAGTTAGACAAATGTCAAGTCCAAATATAGTAATAGcattaattggtaataaatGTGATTGTAAAGATAAAAGAGTGATTACAACAGAGGAAGGAGCAAAAAATGCAAAGGAAAACGATATCCTATTTTTTGAAACCTCTGCAAAAGATTATGAAAGTGTAGAATCAGTTTTTGATGGTGTAtctaaaaaagttttatctttaattaaacaagGTACTTTAACTgtagtaaataaaaaaccacaAAGTATTCAA cTTGGTGCTCCAACTCAAGAAACCCCAAAGAAACCAAAGAGTGAatgttgtaaataa